Genomic DNA from Acetonema longum DSM 6540:
ATACCGATGAACCAACCTGGGGCTATCGGACGATTACCCAGATTTTGCGACGTGAAACAGGCGTGGCCATCAATCGTAAGAGAGTCCGCCGACTGATGCGGGACATGGGCCTCTATGTCATCTATCCCAAGCCTAACCTGAGCAAACGCTACCACCAGCAATTTCTGCGGCCCTATCTTTTGCGTAAAGTAGCGATCACCCGGCCGGATCAAGTCTGGGGGATCGATATTACCTACATCCGCATGTCAAAAGGGTTTATGTACCTGTTTGTGATCATCGACTGGTACAGCCGCTATATCGTGGATTATGAGCTATCGAGCACGCTTGATAAATCCTTTGTTTTAGCCTGTTTAAAACGCGCTCTTAGCTTTGGAAAGCCAGAAATCATCAATAGTGATCAAGGCGGCCATTTTACCAACCCGGAGTATATTCGACTGGTAGAAGAAGCCGGAGTAAAAATCTCCATGGACGGTAAAGGCCAGTGCCTGGACAACGCATGAACAGAACGATTTTTTCGGACTCTCAAATATGAGCGCATCTATGTCAACGAATATACCACTCCTCGGGAACTGCGCAGGATGCTCAAAGAGTACATGCAGACATACAATACCTATCGGCCACACTCCTCTTTGGGTGGCGCTTGCCCTGTCCAATACTACTTCGGAAACTTGCCTAATGAGGCTGTTTCATTTCAAAAAACTCAGAAGGGAGCTTAACTTATTTTTTCCCATTCTGTGTCTTGACAATGGGGAGCATTATACTGAGCACTCAGGCAGTGGATAATTCATCACCACACAGCGCCTGATAAAGAAGCATAAGCCAACAAACTGACGACAAACAGATGACTCTCATGGAGGAATCAGTAAAATAGTATTTAGAGAGGGATTAACCTAAGCTCCCAGGTAATAATGAAGACAGGCTACCGCCCGAATAATAATCTTTATAGTTTCACATAGGAAGTTTCATCCAAATGTCGAAATATCACTATAAGGATAAATTCGGAGGTGAACCTAATTTGGTAGCAGACGTTACTAAAACTGCCTTAATGATTTTCTTAAAAAGAATGAATACTCAATACTTCGCTAAAGCCCTTGAACTTAGAGAAGCAGTACAAAAATTGCTTTCATATATTCCCGCCACATTTCCACATTATACTTCTCATTCAGTTGAACATAGTGATGAAATCATTTCTCAAATATCTCAATTACTCTTTAAAAACCAAAATAGTATAAAAGCAACAGTAAATTTGTCTCCTACTGAAGCATATATTTTGATCGCATCTGCATACTTACATGATGCTGGCATGGTAGCATCAGATAGAGAAAAAATGGAGATAATAGCCTCAGAAAGATGGAAATGTTGGCTTTCAACGGAAGGACCCTCAAAACGTTTTTTTGAGATCGAAAAGTTACGTAATGACTTGTTCGTTGAAGAATCTATTCGTCAATTTTTAGCTGATCGCCAGCTCCGCTTTTTAATTGGAGAATTTATTCGTAAGGAGCACCATATTCGATCGACGCAAATTCTCCAGCAGAATCAGTCTGAACTAGGTAGATTTGCTTTTGATGACCCTGATTTACAGAGAGCAATATCCGATGTTTGCCTTTCTCATGGATTAGACTACAATGAGCTTGACACTGATAGGTATCCAGACAGACGCACAATTAGAGGCGAACTTGTCAATATGCGTTTTTTCGCTATACTTTTAAGGGTTGGCGACCTACTTGATACCGTCAATGATAGAGCCTGTCCTCTGCTAATTAATGCAGCCTCCCCATTACCAGCCGACAGTTTTGCCCACTGGTCAAAGTATCAACGTATTGTGCACCGGCTCACAGCACCGGATCGAATTGAAATAACCGCTCGATGTAAGAATCAGGATGAACATAGATTTCTTCACGATTGGTTTACTTGGTTAGTAAAAGAGCTTAAAAACGCTGCTATCTCTATTATCCGATGTCAGTTGCATAACAACTGGAAGCCTCCCGTAGCCGAAATTAGTACTTCCTCACATCCTGGAAACATCAACATTTTTCCTGCTGACGACGCTCTTTATATTCCTATGGATTGGAAATTTGAGTTTGATACTGATTTGGTTTTTAAAAGACTTATTTCTGATGTCTATGATTCGCAATCCGCCTTTTTGCGTGAACTTATTCAAAATGCTCTTGATGCAACTAGATGTCAGGTTTACATTGATTTAAAAAATTGTAGCCTTACATTACCAAAATATCCAACAGAGATAAGTGAAACCATTAGGAATAAATATCCAATAAATATCAAGCTTTATGAACAAGAATTTACGAATGAACTTTCGGGGGTACGAGAAATAAAACAGGTATTATCTGTTGAAGATTTCGGAATAGGCATGACCGAGGAAATCATTCAGAAATATTTACTACAGGTTGGAAAGTCATATTATACTACTGAGGATTTTTTACGTAATTATCATTTTCATCCTACAAGTCAATATGGTATAGGATTTTTGTCGGTCTTTGGAGTAAGTAGCAAAATCACTCTAGAAACATATTCTCCCAAAAAGGTAGGAAGACCTATTTCCTTAAACCTTGCTGGCCCGAGAAGCTATATTTTGGTAGAAAAATCAGACCGAAATAAGAACGGTACGAAAATTACATTAGTATTAGATGAACCCTTCGAAACTGGCGACTTGGAGAAGATTGTTCGCTATTGGTGCAAGAAAGTAGAGTTCCCGATAGTTTTAGAAGACCTAGGGAATCAGATATTAATTACATCGGAAAAACCGGAAGATTTTATTTATGAAATACCGGAAATAATTGAGCCCTATGGAAAATATTCTATTCGTTGTTTTCCCATTCAAGCATCTGGTCTAGAAGGTGAAATATATGTGTTTGCACACAGTACCTCAGAATCGGAATCCTGGGCCGATCTTAATTATGCGAAAAATTATATCATTGATCACCCTCAAGCGCAAATACCGACACTTCCAAGTGACTTAACATGTATTCATGGTATAACTATAAGACACTACAACCAATTGAAAAACAATTGTCAGCTTAGTATAAGAGTTGATTTTCGGGATAATTCGTTGAAGCCTTCGTTATCTAGGGAAAAGGTACGCATACCATTCAGAGATGAGAACCGTCTTGATCCAAGAATAGAAAATCGTTTAGTTCAAATACTTTCTGATCACTTGCAAACCACATCTTTAGCTAGTGGAAATAATGAATGGATTTACAAACAACGTCTTATTAGAAATATTTCATTTTTGGAAGAATTTTGGAATGGAATA
This window encodes:
- a CDS encoding ATP-binding protein; translation: MSKYHYKDKFGGEPNLVADVTKTALMIFLKRMNTQYFAKALELREAVQKLLSYIPATFPHYTSHSVEHSDEIISQISQLLFKNQNSIKATVNLSPTEAYILIASAYLHDAGMVASDREKMEIIASERWKCWLSTEGPSKRFFEIEKLRNDLFVEESIRQFLADRQLRFLIGEFIRKEHHIRSTQILQQNQSELGRFAFDDPDLQRAISDVCLSHGLDYNELDTDRYPDRRTIRGELVNMRFFAILLRVGDLLDTVNDRACPLLINAASPLPADSFAHWSKYQRIVHRLTAPDRIEITARCKNQDEHRFLHDWFTWLVKELKNAAISIIRCQLHNNWKPPVAEISTSSHPGNINIFPADDALYIPMDWKFEFDTDLVFKRLISDVYDSQSAFLRELIQNALDATRCQVYIDLKNCSLTLPKYPTEISETIRNKYPINIKLYEQEFTNELSGVREIKQVLSVEDFGIGMTEEIIQKYLLQVGKSYYTTEDFLRNYHFHPTSQYGIGFLSVFGVSSKITLETYSPKKVGRPISLNLAGPRSYILVEKSDRNKNGTKITLVLDEPFETGDLEKIVRYWCKKVEFPIVLEDLGNQILITSEKPEDFIYEIPEIIEPYGKYSIRCFPIQASGLEGEIYVFAHSTSESESWADLNYAKNYIIDHPQAQIPTLPSDLTCIHGITIRHYNQLKNNCQLSIRVDFRDNSLKPSLSREKVRIPFRDENRLDPRIENRLVQILSDHLQTTSLASGNNEWIYKQRLIRNISFLEEFWNGIPRSIRMFLGGIPRLFSLKEIKSVEKIIAIVFPYEIENLKRRKFKLPEIAIPFNSLDSSVPVITEIDMELLSKEHNKAIFDNRVITNVSILPNGFLGVEWQLGISTIKLKDTIELAFFDSSDFFGAVLHKTSDTVYSQIVLNENNIFIQWLLNLKSMCESEDHGLSSRQFSHIIDLVEKVVRYNDYPELLNHLNNWRNMGEISDQLDSLQVCSNEREFYISGKKMIVLNKYMLLM